A genomic window from Deltaproteobacteria bacterium IMCC39524 includes:
- a CDS encoding IS1595 family transposase — MRKSRLSESKQQRLIELFISGSTARTAAA; from the coding sequence ATGCGTAAAAGTCGTTTAAGTGAGTCCAAACAACAACGCTTAATTGAGCTCTTTATTTCAGGGTCAACGGCCCGAACAGCCGCTGCCC